The Kineothrix sp. IPX-CK genomic interval TTACCGGTTTTGAGGATAAGGCGGTGCTTTTAAAGCAGGATGTTCTGACTGCCCTGTCCATGTTTTCTGAAAAAGAAGCGGACATTATTTTCATGGATCCGCCTTATGCCTCCGGCGCAGAGAAGGAAGTGTTGCTGGCACTGTCGGACAAGCCTTATGTGACGGAAAACACTTTGATCGTTGTGGAAGCAACGTTGGAAACAGATTTTTCATATTTGAACAGTTTGGAAGATTTTGGATTAAAGATTTGGAAAACGAAAAATTATAAAACGAATAAACACGTATTTATAATAAAAGAAGGGACAAATAAATGAAATCTGCGATATATCCGGGAAGCTTTGACCCGGTGACCTTCGGACATCTGGATGTAATAAAGCGTACGGCGAATATTTTTGACGAATTAACGGTAAGTGTGTTGGATAATCACTTAAAGACTCCGTTGTTTTCTGTGGAAGAACGTGTTAAGATATTACAGGAAGCGACGAAGGACATCCCTAATATAAAGATAGATTCTTTTAGTGGTTTGCTGATCGATTATGCGAAGAAAAAAGGTGTACATGTAGCGGTAAGAGGACTTCGTGCCATCACCGATTTTGAATATGAGTTACAGATTGCCCAGACGAACCATAAACTTTCAGGGGGCCAGTTGGATACAATGTTTTTGACCACCAGTCTGGAATATGCTTACTTAAGCTCCAGCAGTGTAAAGGAAATTGCCAGCTTCAACGGAGATATATCCATGTGTGTGCCGGAATTCATCGCTAAGCTTGTCTATGCAAAATATGGATTTATAAGAGAATAAAATTGTCATGCGCGGCTGACCGCAATAGGAGATTTGTATATGAGCAGTAGAATCGAACAATTGATAGACGAGATAGAGGAATATATTGACAGTTGTAAATATCAACCTTTATCCAATACGAAAATAATTGTAAACAAAGAGGAAATTGACGAATTGCTCAGAGAGCTTCGCATGAAAACTCCCGATGAAATCAAGCGCTATCAGAAAATCATAAGCAACAAGGAAGCCATTTTGAACGATGCACGTTCCAAAGCGGAGGCCCTGATTAACGAAGCCACAATGCATACTAACGAACTTATTAATGAGCACGAAATTATGCAGCAGGCATATGCGCAGGCTAATGAGGTGGTTACGCTGGCGTCACATCAGGCGCAGGAGATTTTGGACAATGCTACAATAGAAGCCAACAACATTCGGTCCGCGGTAATGCAGTATGCGGATGAGATGTTAGCGAATCTTGAGAACTTAATCGCACAGACAGCCAACATGACTACCGCACATTATGAGAGTTTTGTCAATAACCTAAACAGTTATGCTGAAATCGTGAGGGCGAACAGAGCGGAGTTAAATCCTCAGGAAGAGGATGATTTATTGAAGGAAGGTGTAGGAGATGCCGAAGCGGAATCTCTGAATCTCGATTTGCTGAAGTGAAAACAACGATCTATTTGAACCGGCTTCGCCTTTGACGGAGCCGGTTTTATATATGGAGGAAACGGTAAGAAACGAGGAGGGTTATGAGAAAGACAGCGGTATATGTTTTAGCGGGAATTTTGATGTTCTTTGGCGGAAGCCTGAATGTCCACGGCGCACAGCTGGGCCAGCAGGATACGGAAACTGCACAATCGGCTGAGATCGCGCAGGAGGAGGCGCCTCCTATTGTAGTAGTGCTGGATCCAGGGCACGGCGGAGAGAATCTGGGAGCAGAATACGAGGCGTATACAGAAAAGTATATGACCATGACGGTGGCGAAGTCCATGAAGGCAGAGCTTGAAAAATATGAAGGAATCACTGTTTATCTGACGAGAGAAGGGGATAAAGATATGACCCTCGAAGAGAGGGTAGACTTTGCCAAGTCCGTGAATGCAGATTTTTTATTCTGCCTGCATTTCAATATGTCTGTGAAACACGATCTGTTCGGAGCGGAGGTGTGGATTTCCGCATTCGATAATGAATATCAAAAGGGCTATACATTCGCCAGTGCAGAAATGGATATGTTGACGGAACTGGGACTTTATTCCAGAGGAATTAAGACGAAATTAAACGACGAAGGTTCGGATTATTATGGGATTCTTCGCCACGCTACGGAAAATGACCTTCCGGCGGCGCTCATTGAACACTGCCATCTGGATCAGGAAAACGATAAAGAATTTTATAACTCTCAGGAGAAGCTGGAGAAGTTCGGTATTTTAGACGCTACTGCAGTAGCTAGATATTATGGACTGAAATCGGATATCCTTGGCGTAGACTACAGCAGTTATCAAAATGTAGAGATACCCGTTCCTGCCTCTCCCGTAAAGCCGGACGATACAAAACCGGATATCTGCATCATCGATGTGAAGGATGTGAACGAGGAGAACGGTGACGTTACCGTAAGCCTCTCGGCACAAGATTATGACAGCTATATGCTCTATTATTCCTATAGCTATGACGGAGGATTGACCTTTTCCGATTTGCAGAAGTGGGAAGAGGGAGAGGATACCATAAGCTTTACTATGAACGTGCCTTCCGGCACGCTTCCTGAAATCGTGGTGAATGCGTATAATGGCTTCGACAAGTTCACCGAGAGCAACCATATACACCTTTCTTCCTTAATTTATGGCGAACCTGAAACGGAAGAAGCCGTAGAGGCGAGCAATATGAATGCAGGCTCATCCGCAGGCGAAGAGGAGCTCGGCTCTATAGAAGCGCCGGAAGAACAGCAGGATAACAACTTGAAGGAAAAGGCTCCGAAGGAAGAAAAAGAAATAACAGTAATCTATTTCCTTCAAGTGATCTTGATCTGTATTGCCATTTTATTCGTGCTCTTTTCCTTTGCCATGATTTTGATTTCCGCACGCTCAAAGAAGAAAAGAAGACGGAGAAAATAAAAACCACATTCCGTAGTACACCGCTGTAATAGCACTCAGCGCCAGCTTATGCAAAATATAGCTTTTTAAAGACAGCCCAGTATCCTTAATCATGCTGTAAGTCTGGGCGATGCAGGAAAAGCCTCCGAAGGGCAGAATGAGCAGGATGACCAGAGGCGCAGAACTTCCCATACGGCTTATTCCACTTGTGATTTCCAGCAGACAGTTTATAAGTGCACAGAGATGTATACCGAACAAGTATTTGTTATACAGAAAAAACTGTGGAATTAGATTTAACAGGTTGAACAGGACCATATATCCTCCCAGCTTTGAGATGCCGTACAGGCCGGACATGATGGAATCGTCCAGCGCGTCCAAAAGAGTGTCCGTTTGCTTTGTTTCAGCAGCGGACAGCATCATCGGTGCCCGCTTCCCTACAGGATTCATGTTTTTATAGAGGGTATACCTTAACAGGATACCATATAAAAAAGGAAGTCCATACATCCCAAGTACATAGGGAACCCTTTTTTGCAGGCCGAGAACAGGAAGTACGAAGCTCATAAAATAGATGGGGCCGATATTGTTGCAAAAAGCCAGCAGAAACTGGGCTTCTTCTTGCGACAGCTTACCTCTGGAAAGCAAATCAGCGATAACCTTCGCTCCCATGGGAAAGCCACATAAGAAGCCGATGACCAGCGTATAAATACCGTTAGGGCTGATGGACAGCAATGGCTTAAGAATAGGGGTTAACACACGCACGAAACTTTCCGTCAGATTCAAGCGGATCATAATTCCTGTCAAAATCATAAACGGCAGGAGTGTAGGTATCATTCTGTTGAACCATAGCTGCAAGCCGATAAAGGAGTAGGAAAGACTTTCCGCAGGAAAAGTCAAAAGTAATAGCGTTAAAAAAAAGAAAAAAACTGTGAGCAAAAAAGTTTTTAGATTTTTCTTCAAAAATATCACCGCAGATCGAAAATGAAGTATATTACAGTTATATGTGCGGGTACAGGAAATAAGAATGGAAGAAAGGCTGAGGGAATGTTGCGTTTGGATAAATTTTTGTGCGAAATGAATATCGGCAGCCGAAGTCAGGTGAAGCTTTATTTAAAGCAGGGCTTAGTGACGGTAAACGGCGAGATCATAACCAAACCCGAAACGAAGGTGGATGAGAATAAAGATGAGGTTGCTTTTAAGGGAGCATCCTGCCGCTACAGAAGGTATGTATATTATATGCTGAATAAGCCGCAGGACATAGTATCCGCCACTAAAGATAACTTAAACGTCACGGTAACGGAACTTTTGAAGGATACCGGCTATATGGATTTATTTCCGGTAGGACGGCTGGACAAGGATACGGAAGGTCTTTTGCTCATGACCAATGACGGGGCGCTGGCTCACGATCTGCTTTCTCCTAAAAAACATGTGAAAAAGGTTTACTTTGCAAGGTTGGAGCGAGCCCTTACGGAGGAGGACGTACGTCTGCTGGAACAGGGGGTGGACATCGGAGAAGAGAAATATACGCTTCCCGCCCGGGTGGAGATTTTGCCTGATCAATGTATTCATCTGACGATTACAGAAGGAAAATTCCATCAGGTAAAGCGTATGCTGAATGCGGTGGGCAACAACGTCTTGTATTTAAAGAGGGTCGTTATGGGAAGCCTGAGGTTAGACGAAGGATTAAGGCCGGGAGAATATCGGGAATTGACAACGGAAGAAATACAATGCCTGAAGCAAAAAGGTTGCGGAGAAAAAGGATGAAATATGTAAAAAAACTGCTATATTTATTTCTAGGAATACTTTCTCTTTTAAACTTAATCATAATTATAAGTGCGTTTAATCCGGATTTTTCGGATAGGCTCTCGGATTTTTTGTATTCTCATGACATTTTACCTCAGGAAACCCTCCAGGAGGAAATAGAAGTCCCTAAGGAACTGTCGGTATCGGATGCTGCGGGAGATACGCATGCTTATACTTCTGATGAACTACTAAGTGATATTTCGGAAATCGGAAAAGATGATTTGCCGGAAGACGGCTCCTACATTCCTCCGGAAAAATCTGTAGTAGAAGTTCCGGAAGAGGTTGCTGATAAAAGCGGATATGTTCCCGTTCAGGATACAAACGAGCAGGTTGATGATAACGAAGCGCAGGATTTAGAGAACCAG includes:
- the rsmD gene encoding 16S rRNA (guanine(966)-N(2))-methyltransferase RsmD, with translation MRVIAGTARSLRLKTVDGLNTRPTTDRIKETLFNMLQPYVADSIFIDLFSGSGGIGIEALSRGAQKAYFVESGKDAFSCITHNVSFTGFEDKAVLLKQDVLTALSMFSEKEADIIFMDPPYASGAEKEVLLALSDKPYVTENTLIVVEATLETDFSYLNSLEDFGLKIWKTKNYKTNKHVFIIKEGTNK
- the coaD gene encoding pantetheine-phosphate adenylyltransferase — translated: MKSAIYPGSFDPVTFGHLDVIKRTANIFDELTVSVLDNHLKTPLFSVEERVKILQEATKDIPNIKIDSFSGLLIDYAKKKGVHVAVRGLRAITDFEYELQIAQTNHKLSGGQLDTMFLTTSLEYAYLSSSSVKEIASFNGDISMCVPEFIAKLVYAKYGFIRE
- a CDS encoding vacuolar family H+-ATPase subunit H produces the protein MSSRIEQLIDEIEEYIDSCKYQPLSNTKIIVNKEEIDELLRELRMKTPDEIKRYQKIISNKEAILNDARSKAEALINEATMHTNELINEHEIMQQAYAQANEVVTLASHQAQEILDNATIEANNIRSAVMQYADEMLANLENLIAQTANMTTAHYESFVNNLNSYAEIVRANRAELNPQEEDDLLKEGVGDAEAESLNLDLLK
- a CDS encoding N-acetylmuramoyl-L-alanine amidase encodes the protein MRKTAVYVLAGILMFFGGSLNVHGAQLGQQDTETAQSAEIAQEEAPPIVVVLDPGHGGENLGAEYEAYTEKYMTMTVAKSMKAELEKYEGITVYLTREGDKDMTLEERVDFAKSVNADFLFCLHFNMSVKHDLFGAEVWISAFDNEYQKGYTFASAEMDMLTELGLYSRGIKTKLNDEGSDYYGILRHATENDLPAALIEHCHLDQENDKEFYNSQEKLEKFGILDATAVARYYGLKSDILGVDYSSYQNVEIPVPASPVKPDDTKPDICIIDVKDVNEENGDVTVSLSAQDYDSYMLYYSYSYDGGLTFSDLQKWEEGEDTISFTMNVPSGTLPEIVVNAYNGFDKFTESNHIHLSSLIYGEPETEEAVEASNMNAGSSAGEEELGSIEAPEEQQDNNLKEKAPKEEKEITVIYFLQVILICIAILFVLFSFAMILISARSKKKRRRRK
- a CDS encoding pseudouridine synthase gives rise to the protein MLRLDKFLCEMNIGSRSQVKLYLKQGLVTVNGEIITKPETKVDENKDEVAFKGASCRYRRYVYYMLNKPQDIVSATKDNLNVTVTELLKDTGYMDLFPVGRLDKDTEGLLLMTNDGALAHDLLSPKKHVKKVYFARLERALTEEDVRLLEQGVDIGEEKYTLPARVEILPDQCIHLTITEGKFHQVKRMLNAVGNNVLYLKRVVMGSLRLDEGLRPGEYRELTTEEIQCLKQKGCGEKG